The following are encoded together in the Plasmodium reichenowi strain SY57 chromosome 3, whole genome shotgun sequence genome:
- a CDS encoding hypothetical protein (conserved Plasmodium protein, unknown function), producing MNNNNNNNNNNINSSNNNIWKKKKNNNPNNHNKNLTKNLFFNNKDNEFKHVYEKKNMQGQRKKKNNVAYDTYDNNDIHASSQHTPFINTISNKDVYNNNNNKYVDNTLNKKPFHNNTDNKNQGVHHNMYVTNEYNKNNFRNKGLNNNTYGKDNTYGNNNTYGNNNAYGKDNTYGNNNTYGNNNTYGNNNTYSNNNTHGKDNLFNNNTHGKDNLFNNNHSLHKIKSTNSNVYKKSTNNSKKGPYQNIYTTEDKNNKNLTNSESSSFINTDKVYSSNLDYMSSMNKNDTRNVYNLYKNHYNNKTKDNNCNKRIADYSYDNNYDINQAIYKYPKYVSSTNNNITNEDPQRNRPEVDSKNYLYMNEKNENTYQNIQKNLNNTQTLYNNYKNVPSERDHINNNNNNNNNNKNNVQDILSQCINILLNDKTGLHDLKIFYETKSRERNNNQLIKYVLNKINDITIKYKYHENNINFIAKEIYELQREFKNNNNAVSNFSTYNKNVRGNVYETNKYINTNVYNHEFNKNNEEVYYEKVHNEEVYYEKVHNEEVYDKEFYNKIIQHSSYNNNKNNDQSFINSNVYKGKDNALVSNTKTHQGLYKLQKNTQNINLIENKIKCDIKSQNILIHKYYKKHEEYKKKWEEIIYKCKQTNVLKIFYQVEGKIKDNIKILDIFKLYLFPQNNYFHYKNVFYNNYKMITIHNVKFLFLQNLFTFHKKIKKDSLKNTQPEKDPDQIIKNNLNKDKQNDQDDHTNGGIEQNDKQSDKQNDQDDHTNGDIEQNDKQYDKQYDKQYDKQYDKQNDEFISNISSISLPLPFENFFLFFKNFYSINDNYINNMCLFLIYKIIIMNEDDDEYPKYYNLILNILNKNTLILFLFILISLMKNYNMKNNYLVNVIERLLPIIIKPIKNNNTIKKNKKKKKKILFNILYFKLFRLIFDKIETYHIYKKHLLLTFLRYIKNFLLNICSCVLITQYIFIKCVDLINKYNNQEYILIKTLSMEIFLQLWNNESVKISVLKIGKSLIRFLMFIGNVEYIHKNILTLLLSSIENTNQIDLKEKLSNLICNNKRNILQKKKLKHYIKKFHKSKKCILYISNQKNTYNIKLNNNNVLSREQILLEHIHIDHIKTNHISEYKDEDMTLQNISLQNNIKEFTYNNKNDVFLNFNINNIKNFTLLDFIFQIKNYFNYYKILLSDAEKKCIHFLMNVNYKTNNNMYHLNLFYNLYIKDNITNFIHDNKVIYYIDYIKNKDLEKQKFHMTHNFFKEARKVYTLQGWVCNNSSDDLFIDQNCAQDMNLRGDHNKYFHKRKYENSLLDNNYSLKKSKKENISYKEEEKAYDNIINDNNVDIMDIVNNNDNMDNIYNVNNNDNMDNIYNVNNNNNNNNNNNVDNVNNNNLCDNMLSCEKEKIIYDLHDIIKLNNSVLSKIYCSHIRLSFFFPLLFYKTYYINNILSSSLFIYSKRFKSFKKENTTKIIKLMNLTYMSHIFIVKFLIQLLKEIKSVHPNICFMKREKMKKKDIKTESLFFSKFHFFECYKLLEYSLKKDIHMTNVFLNYLNKIILHFYEKKREHIVLSVIITLTIYNFLMFIQQKKKKKKKAQDNNTNICDNNTNTCNNNTSTCDNNTNTCNNNTNTCNNNTNTCNNNTNTCNNNTNMCNNNTNTCNNNTNMCNNNTNTSNNNTNTCDHNQTHLHDEKNNIHQDDYRFIEVIEKLNINEICKEIQNNCLIGYILKENNFYIDENISFIYVHDIYNYELKNHMKYIPHNINKEMFLLGDFKKHLFQKGIYKKVQVIKILKKNIVNNLYTSEILNYIYYNSLYLLIHLLLNIRFYYNIFHSTYKKNAYYYNKEHLCYITKIQNVLSIKLKKTTNQREHFIYDKKVYKNNCNDRDNQMIDDGDNQMIDDRDNQMIDDVDNQMIDDGDNQMIDDVDNQMIDDRDNQMIDDRDNQLFNDKDNQLFNDSILSILIKLEKASYNNYLKKKLYIKKYYSKLKKGIIKNLKHYELANNINKYIKNVKEDKLFLDTIFKFDNSSFFLFNMSFQFVESMSIQNMRGVENIKKNTNNVHLENYNKINDIKNNNNNNNNNDYNCDYNYDDDMLYRQNNNFFMYIFSKIKNVYLFVDEINKMVYSIMHRDLNIYNTIIYSFNMQNIHDTNNLCINFYFYEIETNRCTDIHMGHINDNKYYNNYQNKNLYVDTLKKPTKIENDIFFSSTNQLNTNTKNNTCNNIHKHPYLLCIFKYKDLKEDGNEKKNNVIYFNELIDYIISSIIETTYKKEKIIYWSSFLYNLKNYALINFHLLFYLCSLLKKINDMINVNNNDGNNNDGNNNDGNNNDGNNNDGNNNDGNNNDGNNNDGNKNDDNNNDGNNYYFYYNNLYDSKHSKSIHIIKKKIKICKDIYILYLYKIGLLLNVSIYETFDLLFSVVCILFNYEFYNFYMEKKIYTLEEKNKEHIKNFVTCIKEEVQFFITNYDMSIFIEGIQYISDAIFLNKKIKILIFKSYAFLNTILHILPLRQIITDMKNVPYINKVLNQRKKKKKQTKKKKTEHYLQTYYNLFKSYNTNIDTQLSSNLEEPQTDNNYINGNIQNVQNVQNIQNVQNIKTNNNTINYLYILSSDSEKFSESSTDIDILEHDLNNFKSSQIDEKNIASHMKEQKQNKYEEKKDDAIKKNVWIFKIFKFFYYRSFMCFYKNKSQEEHLYEKKKCFLYFFFHNNKKKKKIKKKNNNNNNNNKIQKKHISEQIYYLRKMLFKKSNFSIMCKQAYIIKWICLRMFILKKYDYKRFNLIELFQYIYKKLHYINNKQTFEFHLISTDNSLNHFDSIDIKYIFHIFLIHINKMINYLTKKYYELCSQEEKCIQFTNIKLMSKKEIKIFNLYNQINNNIISFIISFYPYLIKNKFSYDIFYKLFNIYFNMYIINKQTNYISLHSSIYLILFIFLKHTNTSVYMMFSYFTSLQNYLETTNSFPLFDSYCLNYEGAKCHIRESVEYFVQNLDEEFFIFDDMKIIFDVNSISLFYYMLINIFR from the exons atgaataataataataataataataataataatattaatagtagtaataataatatttggaaaaaaaaaaaaaacaacaaCCCTAATAAccataataaaaatttaacaaaaaatctattttttaataataaagacAATGAATTCAAACATGTTtacgaaaaaaaaaatatgcaaggacaaaggaaaaaaaaaaataatgttgCATATGATActtatgataataatgatatcCATGCTTCATCACAACACACTCCctttataaatacaattTCTAATAAAGatgtttataataataataataacaaatatgTAGATAACACGCTTAACAAAAAACCTTTCCATAATAATACAGATAATAAAAACCAAGGTGTTCATCataatatgtatgtaaCAAATGAATACaataagaataattttagaaataaaggtttaaataataatacatatggTAAGGATAATACAtatggtaataataatacatatggtaataataatgcaTATGGTAAGGATAATACATatggtaataataacacatatggtaataataacacatatggtaataataatacatatagtaataataatacacaTGGTAAggataatttatttaataataatacacaTGGTAAggataatttatttaataataatcatagTTTGCATAAAATTAAGTCTACTAATtcaaatgtatataaaaaaagtacaaataattcaaaaaaaggaccttatcaaaatatatatactactgaagataagaataataaaaatttaacaAATTCAGAAAGCTCCAGTTTTATAAATACAGATAAAGTTTATAGTTCAAATTTAGATTATATGAGTAgtatgaataaaaatgacACAAGGAATGTTTATAATTTGTATAAgaatcattataataataaaacgAAGGACAATAATTGTAATAAAAGAATAGCTGATTATTCATATGATAACAATTATGATATTAATCAAGCGATTTATAAATACCCAAAATATGTATCTTCTAcaaacaataatataactAACGAAGATCCACAAAGGAATAGACCAGAGGTAGATagtaaaaattatttatatatgaatgaaaaaaatgagaacacttatcaaaatatacaaaagaatttaaataatacacagacattatataacaattataaaaatgtcCCATCCGAAAGGGAtcacataaataataataataataataataataataataaaaataatgttcaagatatattatcacaatgtataaatattctaTTAAACGATAAAACAGGATTACATGatttgaaaatattttatgaaacAAAATCAAGAGAAAGAAACAATAACCAGCTGattaaatatgtattaaataaaataaacgATATAactataaaatataaataccATGAAAATAACATCAATTTTATTGctaaagaaatatatgaattacAAAGGGAattcaaaaataataataatgctGTGAGTAATTTTTCTACctataataaaaatgtaagAGGTAATGTGTAtgaaacaaataaatatataaacacaAATGTGTATAATCatgaatttaataaaaataatgaagagGTTTACTATGAAAAGGTACACAATGAAGAGGTTTACTATGAAAAGGTACACAATGAAGAGGTTTACGATAAAGAATTCTAcaacaaaataatacaaCACAGTTCatacaataataacaaaaataatgatcaatcttttataaattcCAATGTATACAAAGGAAAAGATAATGCACTTGTGTCCAATACAAAGACACATCAAGGATTATAcaaattacaaaaaaatacacaaaatataaatctcatcgaaaataaaataaaatgtgatataaaaagtcaaaatatacttatacataaatattataaaaaacatgaagaatataaaaaaaaatgggaagaaataatttacaaatgtaaacaaacaaatgttctaaaaatattttatcaagttgaaggaaaaataaaagataatataaaaattttagatatattcaaattatatctatttcctcaaaataattattttcattataaaaatgttttttataataattataaaatgattACAATTCATAACGTAAAATTCTTGtttttacaaaatttatttacatttcataaaaaaatcaaaaaagattctttaaaaaatacacaACCAGAAAAAGATCCAGaccaaataataaaaaataatttaaataaagataaacaaaatgatCAGGATGATCATACTAATGGTGGCATTgaacaaaatgataaaCAAAGCgataaacaaaatgatCAGGATGATCATACTAATGGTGACATTgaacaaaatgataaaCAATACGATAAACAATACGATAAACAATACGATAAACAATACGATAAACAAAACGATGAATTCATATCAAACATTAGTTCCATATCCTTACCATTACCCtttgaaaatttttttcttttttttaaaaatttctattcaattaatgataattatataaacaacATGTGTCTATTCttaatatacaaaataattataatgaatgAAGATGATGACGAATACCCAAAGTACTATAActtaatattaaatatattaaataaaaatacattaatattatttttatttattttaataagccttatgaaaaattataacatgaaaaataattacCTTGTAAATGTAATAGAACGCTTATTACCAATTATAATAAAGCCaatcaaaaataataacactataaaaaagaataagaaaaaaaaaaaaaaaattttattcaatattctttattttaaattattccGTTTAATATTTGACAAAATCGAAacatatcatatatataaaaaacatCTATTATTAACCTTTttaagatatattaaaaatttcttattaaatatatgttctTGTGTTTTAATAacacaatatatatttattaaatgtgtagatttaattaataaatataataatcaagagtatattttaattaaaacATTATCGATGGAAATATTCCTACAATTATGGAATAATGAATCTGTAAAAATTTCTGTATTAAAAATTGGTAAATCATTAATTCGTTTTTTAATGTTTATAGGGAATGttgaatatatacataaaaatatacttaccttattattatcttctaTAGAAAATACTAATCAAATAGATTTAAAGGAAAAATTATCAAACCTTATATGTAATaacaaaagaaatattttacaaaaaaagaaactaaaacattatataaaaaaatttcacaaatcaaaaaaatgcatcttatatatatcaaaccaaaaaaatacatataatataaaattaaataataacaatgtTCTTTCAAGAGAACAAATACTATTAgaacatatacatatagatcatataaaaacaaaCCACATATCGGAATATAAAGACGAAGATATGAcattacaaaatatatcactacaaaataatattaaagaatttacatataataataaaaatgatgtttttcttaattttaatataaataatattaaaaactTTACGTTGTTAGATTTTATATTCCAAAtcaaaaattattttaattattataaaatactTTTATCTGATgcagaaaaaaaatgtatacatTTCTTAATGAatgtaaattataaaaccaataataatatgtaccatcttaatttattttataatttatatataaaagataatattaccaattttatacatgataataaagtcatctattatatagattatataaagaataaagatctggaaaaacaaaaatttcATATGACACACAACTTTTTTAAAGAAGCAAGAAAGGTTTATACATTGCAAGGTTGGGTTTGTAATAACAGTTCGGATGATTTATTCATTGATCAAAATTGTGCACAAGATATGAATCTCCGAGGTgatcataataaatattttcataaaagaaaatatgaGAACAGTTTAttagataataattattctttgaaaaaaagcaaaaaagaaaatatatcttaCAAGGAGGAGGAGAAGGCATATGACAACATaattaatgataataatgtgGATATTATGGATATTgtgaataataatgataatatggataatatatataatgtgaataataatgataatatggataatatatataatgtgaataataataataataataataataataataatgtggATAATgtcaataataataaccTTTGTGATAATATGCTATCTTgtgaaaaagaaaaaattatttacGATTTAcatgatataataaaattgaaTAATTCTGTattatcaaaaatatattgttcTCACATAAGGttaagtttttttttccctcTCCTGTTTTACAAAacttattatattaataatatattatcaagCTCCTTATTCATTTATAGTAAACGATTTAAaagttttaaaaaagagaaTACCACCAAAATTATTAAGTTAATGAatttaacatatatgtctcatatttttattgtaaAGTTTTTAATCcaattattaaaagaaattaaaagtGTACATCCTAATATATGCTTTATGAAAAGAgagaaaatgaaaaagaaagatataaaaacagaatcattattttttagtaaattccatttttttgaatgttataaattattagaatattccttaaaaaaagatatacaCATGACtaatgtttttttaaattatttaaacaaaattatattgcatttttatgaaaagaaaagggAACATATCGTTTTAAGTGTAATTATAACTTTgactatatataattttttaatgttcatacaacaaaaaaaaaaaaaaaaaaaaaaagcacaggataataatacaaatatatgtgataataatacaaacacgtgtaataataatacaagcacatgtgataataatacaaacacgtgtaataataatacaaacacgtgtaataataatacaaacacgtgtaataataatacaaacacgtgtaataataatacaaacatgtgtaataataatacaaacacgtgtaataataatacaaacatgtgtaataataatacaaacacgtctaataataatacaaacaCGTGTGATCATAACCAAACCCATTTACATGacgaaaaaaataatatacacCAAGACGATTATCGCTTCATTGAAGtaatagaaaaattaaatataaacgAAATATGTAAGGAGATACAAAACAATTGTTTAATAggttatatattaaaagaaaataatttttatatcgatgaaaatatttcttttatttatgttcatgatatatataattatgaattaaaaaatcatatgaaatatatcccacataatataaacaaagAAATGTTTCTTTTGGGAGATTTTAAAAAACATCTTTTTCAAAAAggaatttataaaaaagtaCAAGTTATTAAGatacttaaaaaaaatatagtaaataatttatatacatcagagatattaaattatatatattataattccttatatttattaatacatcttttattaaatatacgtttttattataatatatttcatagtacatataaaaaaaatgcatattattataataaggAACATCTATgttatataacaaaaattCAAAATGTTCTAAGcataaaattaaagaaaacGACAAATCAAAGGGAACATTTTATTTACGATAAAAAggtatataaaaataattgtaATGATAGGGATAATCAAATGATTGATGATGGGGATAATCAAATGATTGATGATAGGGATAATCAAATGATTGATGATGTGGATAATCAAATGATTGATGATGGGGATAATCAAATGATTGATGATGTGGATAATCAAATGATTGATGATAGGGATAATCAAATGATTGATGATAGGGATAATCAACTGTTTAATGATAAGGATAATCAACTGTTTAATGATTCAATTCTATCCATATTAATCAAACTGGAAAAAGCATCTTACAAtaattatttgaaaaaaaaattgtacataaaaaaatattatagtaaattgaaaaaaggtattattaaaaatttaaaacatTACGAACTAGccaataatattaataaatatattaaaaatgtaaaggaagataaattatttttagaTACCATATTTAAGTTTGATAATTCCTCCTTCTTCTTGTTTAATATGTCATTTCAATTTGTTGAAAGCATGTCTATACAAAATATGAGAGGTGtggaaaatataaaaaaaaatacaaataatgtTCATTTAGAAAATTACAACAAAATCAATGACatcaaaaataataataataataataataataatgattataattgtgattataattatgatgatgatatgttatatagacagaataacaatttttttatgtatattttcagcaaaataaaaaatgtatatttatttgttgacgaaattaataaaatggTTTATAGTATTATGCATAGagatttaaatatatataataccattatatattcttttaatatgcaaaatatacatgatacaaataatttatgtataaatttttacttttatgAAATAGAAACAAATAGGTGTACTGATATACACATGGGTCATATCAAcgataataaatattataataattaccAGAATAAGAATTTATATGTGGATACTCTTAAAAAACCAACAAAAATTGAAAATgacatatttttttcatcgACTAATCAACTTAATActaatacaaaaaataatacatgtAACAACATACATAAACATCCATACTtgttatgtatatttaaatataaagatttaaaagaagatggaaacgaaaaaaaaaataacgttatatattttaatgaGCTCATAGATTACATAATTTCTAGTATTATTGAAACTACTTATAAgaaggaaaaaattatttattggTCTTCATTTTTGTATAACCTGAAGAACTATGCGTTAATAAActttcatttattattttatttatgttcattgttaaaaaaaattaatgacATGATAAATGTAAACAATAATgatggtaataataatgatggtaataataatgatggtaataataatgatggtaataataacgatggtaataataatgatggtaataataacgatggtaataataatgatggtAATAAGAAcgatgataataataatgatggtaataattattatttttattataataaccTTTATGATAGTAAGCATTCCAAATctattcatataataaagaaaaaaataaaaatatgtaaagacatatatatattataccTATACAAAATAGGGCTTTTATTAAATGTCAGCATTTATGAAACATTCGACCTATTATTTTCAGTtgtttgtatattatttaattatgagttttataatttttatatggagaaaaaaatttatactttagaagaaaaaaataaagaacatataaaaaattttgttacatgtataaaagaagaagtacaattttttattacaaattatgatatgtccatatttatagaaggtattcaatatataagtgatgctatatttttaaataaaaaaataaaaattttaatttttaaaagttATGCTTTTCTTAATACCATTCTTCATATATTACCCTTACGACAAATCATAACAGACATGAAGAATGTTccttatataaataaagtaCTAAAtcaaagaaaaaaaaaaaaaaaacaaacaaaaaaaaaaaaaacggaacattatttacaaacatattataatctatttaaaagttataatacaaatattgATACACAATTATCATCCAATCTAGAAGAACCACAAACAGacaataattatataaatggaaatatacaaaatgtacaaaatgtacaaaatatacaaaatgtacaaaatatcaaaacaaataataatacaattaattatttatacattttatcAAGCGATTCAGAAAAATTCAGCGAATCCTCAACagatatagatatattagaacacgatttaaataattttaaaagCTCACAAAtagatgaaaaaaatatagcTAGTCATATGAAAgaacaaaaacaaaataaatatgaagagaaaaaagatgatgcaatcaaaaaaaatgtgtggatttttaaaatttttaaattcttttattatagaTCTTTTATGTgcttttataaaaacaaatcaCAAGAGGAACATTTATAtgagaagaaaaaatgtttcttatatttcttttttcacaacaataaaaaaaaaaaaaaaataaaaaaaaaaaataataataataataataataataaaatacaaaaaaaacatataagCGAACAGATCTattatttaagaaaaatgtTATTCAAAAAATCCAATTTTTCCATTATGTGTAAACAagcatatataattaaatgGATATGTCTTCGtatgtttatattaaaaaaatatgattataaaagatttaatttaattgaactatttcaatatatatataaaaaattacattatattaataataaacaaacaTTTGAATTCCATCTTATATCAACGGATAATTCTTTAAATCATTTCGACAGTATAGacattaaatatatatttcatatttttcttattcacataaataaaatgataaattatttaacaaaaaaatattatgaattaTGTTCACAAGAAGAAAAATGTATTCAATTTACCAATATAAAACTTATGTccaaaaaagaaattaaaattttcaatttatataatcaaattaataataatattatttcttttataatatctttttacccttatttaataaaaaataaattttcatatgatatcttttacaaattatttaatatatattttaatatgtatataataaataaacaaacaaattatatttcattacACTCCTCTATATATCTTATACTTTTCATATTTCTAAAACATACAAACACAAGTGTCTACATGATGTTTTCTTATTTTACGAGTCTTCAAAATTATTTGGAGACAACAAATTCATTCCCATTATTTGATTCGTATTGTTTAAATTATGAGGGAGCAAAGTGTCACATAAG agAAAGCGTGGAATATTTCGTACAAAATTTGGATGAAgaatttttcatattcgacgatatgaaaataatatttgatGTAAATTCTATTTCCTTGTTTTACTATATgttaattaatatttttcgttag